The Streptosporangiales bacterium DNA segment GACGAGGTCTCCACGCAGCCGCAGCAGGTGAGCGCGCGCCCCCTCGACCGGGACGACGCCGAGCGGCTCGCTCGCCTCCTGAAGGTGGTCTCCGACCCCACCCGGTTGCAGCTGCTCAGCATGATCAGCGACAGCCCGAGCGGTGAGGCATGCGTCTGCGACCTCACCGAACCCCTCGGCCTGCGGCAGCCGACCGTCAGCCATCACCTGCGGATGATGGTCGACGCGGGCATCCTGCAGCGCGAGAAGCGCGGCATCTGGGCGTGGTATTCGATCGCGCCGGACCGTCTCGCCGCGATCGCCGACATCCTGCGCTGACCTCGACGTGCCACCCGTGGCCACACGGTGGGCTCAGGTGCCCAGGTCGCGGCCGTCGAGGCGCCAGGTGACGATGACGGCCGGCCGGGCGAAGTCGCCGTCGGGCCAGGTCGAGGCGGGCTCGTCGACGGTGGCGCCGTCGAGCTCGCCGGGATGCTGGACGGAGACCACGGCGCTGTGGTTGTCGTCCAGCACGTATGCCGAGGCCTGTTCGGCACCGGGTGGCACGGACAGGAACTGCTTGACGTGGCCGCGTTCCGGGCCGGTGAGCGCGACGGCGAACAGGCCGTCGTTGTAGTTCGCGCCGGCCTGATCGGTCAGGGCGTTGCCGTCGGTGGAGATCCACAGGTTGCCGTGGGCGTCGAAGTCGAGGTTGTCCGGGCAGGAGATCGGCGAGACCTTGGCCTTGTCGTACCCGGCGAAGTAGGTCGACGGGTCGTCGGGATCGCCGCAGACGATCGGCAGGTTCCAGTCGAAGGTCTCGGCGGCGTGATCGCCTCCGGTCTCGGTGAGCTCGAGGATCTGACCGTGCTTGTTGCCGTCGCGTGGGTTCGCTTCGTTGGCGGCGGGGTGCCCGGCTGCGCCTCGGCGGTCGTTGTTGGTCAGCGCGACGTAGATCTTGCCGGTGAGTGGGTTGGGTTCGATGTCCTCCGGCCGGTCCATCTTGGTGGCGCCGGCCCTGTCCGCGGCGATCCTGGTATGCACGAGCACGTCGTCGATCGAGAGGCCCTCGACCATCGACGTCGTGCCGTGCGCCAGTGGGAGCCAGCGGCCGGTGCCGTTGAACGCTCCGTCGCTGGGCAGCGTGCCCGATCCGTCGATCTCGTCGGCGCTGCTGAACGCGAACTGCGCCGCGTAGAGGGTTCCCGACTCCAGGAGGCGGCTGTTGTGCCGGCGGTCCGCGGCGGAGCGGCCGGTCCGGAGCTTTCTGTCCGAGACGAACTTGTACATGTAGTCGAAGCGCTCGTCGTCGCCCATGTAAGCCGCGATCCTTCCGTCCTTGGTGCGGACGATGGTGGCGCCTTCATGCTTGAGTCGACCGAGCGCGGTGTGCTTGCGCGGCGTCGAGTCCGGGTCGTACGGATCGAGCTCCACGATCCAGCCGAATCGGTTGGCCTCGTGCGGGTGTTCGGTGAGATCGAACCGCTGGTCGGCCTTGTCCCAGTGTCGGCTGCCGTCGGGGTAGCGGTTGGTCGTGTCGATGCCGTACCGCGCCAACGTAGGCTTGTCGCCTGTCGGTGTGCCGTCGCCGCCGACGAAGTACTGGTTGAAGTTCTCCTCACCCGACAGCACCGTTCCCCAGGGTGTGATGCCGCCGGCACAGTTGTTGAGTGAGCCCAGCACGGTGACGCCGCGTGGGTCCGCGGCTGTCCGCAGCAACGGTGAGCCGGCCGCCGGGCCGGTGAATCGCATTGGCGTGGTCGCGGTCACCCGCCGGTTGTATCGCCGTCGCCCCTTCCGTAGCTGCCGCCATTCGCCGGTGTCGCCGATGCGCTCGACCTCGACCACGGACATCCCGTGCGCGGCCAGCGCGATGCGGATCTGCTCATTCGAAGCCGCGGCGCCGTCGGTGTAGCCGCGGAACATCAGCTCCTCGTTGGTGTACTCGTGATTCACGACCAGCAGGCCACGGTCACCTCCCCGGTCGAGCGGCAACACGACGAGGAAGTCGTTGTTGTAGCCGAACTGCCGCGCCTGCGCCGCGGCCGTTTGCTTGTCGACATCGAACTCCGGCGCGCCCGGCAGGATCGGGTCGCCCCACCGCGCGAGAACGGAGTAGTCGTAACCGTTCGGCACCAGCACGGCGTCCAGCGTGTTCGGCGGGATCGGCTTGAACGTCAGCCCGCGACCACCAGTGGTCGGGCTCGAGACCGGAGCCGCCGCCGCGGGTGGGGCCGCAGCGACCGTGCCTGCACCGCCCGTCCCGACCACGAACGCGCCGACCGCCGCGGCCCGGAAGATGCCGCGCCGGGATACCCGTGCGGCGACCAGGTCACCGAAGTACGGGTTGTCGGACGTGTTCGGCGCGGGATGCGCGCACGCGTTCCCGCACCGGTACAGGCACGTCATCGCCTGTCGCCCGGCTGGATGGTTCGTGATCGGTAGCAGTCGACGATCGCTGGCGGACGTCATCGGCGATTCCTCTCGGGGTTCGCGGCCTGGCTCGACCTCGCGGCACCCTGGGACGTTAGCAATCACATAGATATTGGTCTATGTATCGTCCGTTGGCCCACAGTCGACGATCGGATGAACGAAACCTGAATTAGCCGCCTGGGGCCTAGACGCTGACATAGATGTACGTCAACGTAGACATATGTCTACGAGTGGCCCTCCGGAGGGATCGCCGCTGCCCCGGGCGACCGCGGAGGAACGCGCTAAGCAGATGCGGGTGCTGGCCGACCCGGTACGGCTGCGGATCCTCAGTCTCGTGCTGACCCATCCCTCGGGCGAGATCCGTCGTGGGGCGCTGTCGGAGGCGTTCGACCTCACTGGGCCCACGGTCAGTCACCATCTCACCGTCTTGTGCCAGGCCGGGTTGCTCGACAGGGAGCGGCGCGGCACGGGCGTCTACTACCGCCCAACGCACCGTGCGCTGGCGAACTATGCGTCGCTGATCGCGCCGGCGGTGACCGACGCGGATCAGCCGGACCTGACGAATGTCCGGCTCATCGAGCCGCCTGACGCACTGCATCGGGCGGTGCTCGACCGGATCGCGCGGCAGCTGGCAGGGCGTTTCGCCGGGGTGTTCTCCGAGCAGACCGTCGCCAGGTATGTGCAGGAGAGCTACGAGATGCTGGCCGCGCGCGCCCGCATCCGGCGCTTCCTGCCGTCGTTGACGGCGAACTTCGCGGCCGAGCGGCTGACCGCCTTGGCTCAGGCCGAAGGGAGGCGTCGAGGCGGATGTCCCGAGGTGCTGTTCGTGTGTGTGCAGAACGCGGGGCGCTCCCAGATGGCTGCCGGCCTGCTCGAGCAGCTGGCGGGTGAGCAGGTGCACGTGCGGTCAGCGGGGTCGGCGCCGGTCAGCGATCTGACGGGAACCGTGTGGCGGGTGATGGACGAGGTCGGTGTGCACATGGGGCGAGAGTTCCCCAAGCCGCTCACCGACGAGGTGGTCCGTGCGGCCGACTACGTCATCACGATGGGGTGTGGGGACGCGTGTCCGGTGTTTCCCGGCAAGCGTTATCTCGACTGGCCGATCGCCGACCCGGCCGGTCGGTCCGTCGAGCAGGTACGCGCGATCAGGGACGCCATCGACGAACGCGTCCATGCGCTCGCGCACGATCTGCTCGGTACGTCGGCGTGACGCGGTTCGTTCTCTTCCCTCGATCCTGGAAGG contains these protein-coding regions:
- a CDS encoding metalloregulator ArsR/SmtB family transcription factor; this translates as MRKATAADEVSTQPQQVSARPLDRDDAERLARLLKVVSDPTRLQLLSMISDSPSGEACVCDLTEPLGLRQPTVSHHLRMMVDAGILQREKRGIWAWYSIAPDRLAAIADILR
- a CDS encoding DUF839 domain-containing protein — its product is MTSASDRRLLPITNHPAGRQAMTCLYRCGNACAHPAPNTSDNPYFGDLVAARVSRRGIFRAAAVGAFVVGTGGAGTVAAAPPAAAAPVSSPTTGGRGLTFKPIPPNTLDAVLVPNGYDYSVLARWGDPILPGAPEFDVDKQTAAAQARQFGYNNDFLVVLPLDRGGDRGLLVVNHEYTNEELMFRGYTDGAAASNEQIRIALAAHGMSVVEVERIGDTGEWRQLRKGRRRYNRRVTATTPMRFTGPAAGSPLLRTAADPRGVTVLGSLNNCAGGITPWGTVLSGEENFNQYFVGGDGTPTGDKPTLARYGIDTTNRYPDGSRHWDKADQRFDLTEHPHEANRFGWIVELDPYDPDSTPRKHTALGRLKHEGATIVRTKDGRIAAYMGDDERFDYMYKFVSDRKLRTGRSAADRRHNSRLLESGTLYAAQFAFSSADEIDGSGTLPSDGAFNGTGRWLPLAHGTTSMVEGLSIDDVLVHTRIAADRAGATKMDRPEDIEPNPLTGKIYVALTNNDRRGAAGHPAANEANPRDGNKHGQILELTETGGDHAAETFDWNLPIVCGDPDDPSTYFAGYDKAKVSPISCPDNLDFDAHGNLWISTDGNALTDQAGANYNDGLFAVALTGPERGHVKQFLSVPPGAEQASAYVLDDNHSAVVSVQHPGELDGATVDEPASTWPDGDFARPAVIVTWRLDGRDLGT
- a CDS encoding metalloregulator ArsR/SmtB family transcription factor → MRVLADPVRLRILSLVLTHPSGEIRRGALSEAFDLTGPTVSHHLTVLCQAGLLDRERRGTGVYYRPTHRALANYASLIAPAVTDADQPDLTNVRLIEPPDALHRAVLDRIARQLAGRFAGVFSEQTVARYVQESYEMLAARARIRRFLPSLTANFAAERLTALAQAEGRRRGGCPEVLFVCVQNAGRSQMAAGLLEQLAGEQVHVRSAGSAPVSDLTGTVWRVMDEVGVHMGREFPKPLTDEVVRAADYVITMGCGDACPVFPGKRYLDWPIADPAGRSVEQVRAIRDAIDERVHALAHDLLGTSA